A part of Aegilops tauschii subsp. strangulata cultivar AL8/78 chromosome 2, Aet v6.0, whole genome shotgun sequence genomic DNA contains:
- the LOC109750910 gene encoding BTB/POZ and MATH domain-containing protein 1-like, giving the protein MDEARTNQFPDLKLKPSVAFDPFTSPPRSRPPWLTTRAAAAADHGQGIRTSSRCVVDGATHDFVVINYPLLDGMCIRNCVISSAFRVGGYDWSIMFYPDGAKVAGYASVYLSYLSQAKGGVRTSFTLTMLDDQGNVHATRQLPGRLHRALKNGTGTDITLLVGDREFRAHKFILVAQSPVFEAQLFGLMAQKDIRCIKVVDMEPAILEMLLHYVYTDSLPPCGEDNYDTATMQHLLVAADRYGLDRLKVMCAKRLCENINASTVTSTLALATHHYRDQLKEACLKFMSSSREAMDAVVVTDGFQHLIASCPMLDLQKNTVEKVTIQRK; this is encoded by the exons ATGGACGAGGCCCGGACGAATCAGTTCCCGGACCTGAAGCTCAAGCCGTCGGTCGCGTTCGACCCGTTCACGAGC CCGCCGCGTTCTCGTCCGCCATGGCTCACAACGCGCGCGGCCGCCGCAGCTGATCACGGCCAAGGCATCCGGACGTCGTCGAGGTGCGTTGTGGACGGCGCGACACACGATTTCGTGGTGATCAACTACCCGCTGCTCGATGGCATGTGCATCCGAAACTGCGTAATCTCCAGTGCGTTCAGGGTCGGCGGCTACGATTGGAGCATCATGTTCTACCCGGACGGAGCGAAAGTAGCCGGCTACGCGTCAGTCTACTTGAGTTATCTCAGCCAGGCCAAGGGCGGGGTGAGGACAAGCTTCACCTTAACCATGCTCGACGATCAAGGCAACGTACATGCAACCAGGC AGCTGCCCGGCCGCCTCCACCGCGCCCTCAAGAACGGGACAGGCACCGACATCACGCTCCTCGTGGGGGACAGGGAGTTCAGAGCGCACAAGTTCATCCTGGTCGCGCAGTCTCCGGTTTTCGAAGCTCAACTCTTTGGCCTGATGGCGCAGAAGGACATCCGTTGCATCAAGGTTGTTGACATGGAGCCGGCCATCCTCGAGATGCTTCTTCACTACGTCTACACGGATTCACTGCCACCATGTGGCGAAGACAATTACGATACAGCCACGATGCAGCATTTGCTAGTCGCCGCGGACAGGTACGGGCTGGACAGGTTGAAGGTGATGTGCGCAAAGAGGTTGTGCGAAAACATCAACGCGAGCACAGTCACGAGTACATTGGCACTAGCAACTCACCACTACCGTGACCAGCTCAAGGAAGCATGCTTAAAGTTTATGTCGTCGTCGCGGGAAGCCATGGATGCAGTCGTGGTGACCGACGGGTTCCAACACCTCATTGCAAGTTGCCCCATGCTAGATTTGCAGAAGAACACCGTGGAAAAAGTAACCATCCAGAGGAAGTAA